A genomic region of Equus caballus isolate H_3958 breed thoroughbred chromosome 1, TB-T2T, whole genome shotgun sequence contains the following coding sequences:
- the CYP1A1 gene encoding cytochrome P450 1A1, whose product MFSVFGFSVPISATELLLTSAIFCLVFWLVRAWQPQIPKGLKSPPGPWGWPLLGHVLTLGKNPHLALSRLSQRYGDVMQIRIGSTPVLVLSGLDTVRQALVRQGDDFKGRPDLHSFTLISDGQSMTFSPDSGPVWAARRRLAQNALKSFSIASDPASMSSCYLEEHVSKEAEYLIRKFQELMAGVGHFDPYKYVVMSVANVICAMCFGRRYDHDDEELLNLINLNNEFGEVAASGNPADFIPILRYLPNSALDTFKDLNKKFYIFMQKMIKEHNKTFEKGHIRDITDSLIEHCQDKRLDENANIQLSDEKIINVVLDLFGAGFDTVTTAISWSLLYLVTRPSMQKKIQEELDTVIGRARQPRLSDRPQLPYMEAFILETFRHSSFVPFTIPHCTTRNTSLSGFYIPKGHCVFVNQWQINHDQKLWGDPSEFRPERFLNPNGTINKALSEKVVLFGLGKRKCIGETIGRLEVFLFLAILLQQVEFSVPPGVKVDMTPIYGLSMKHARCEHFQVQVRPQGTESPAA is encoded by the exons ATGTTTTCTGTGTTTGGATTCTCTGTCCCCATCTCGGCCACAGAGCTTCTCCTGACCTCTGCCATCTTCTGTCTGGTATTCTGGTTGGTCAGAGCTTGGCAGCCCCAGATCCCCAAAGGCCTGAAGAGTCCaccagggccctggggctggcccttgttgGGGCACGTGCTGACCCTAGGGAAGAACCCACATCTGGCTCTGTCGAGGCTGAGCCAGCGTTATGGGGACGTGATGCAGATCCGCATTGGCAGCACACCTGTGCTGGTACTCAGCGGCTTGGACACCGTCCGGCAGGCCCTGGTGCGGCAGGGCGATGATTTCAAGGGCCGGCCTGACCTTCACAGCTTCACTCTGATCTCTGATGGCCAGAGCATGACCTTCAGCCCAGACTCTGGACCAGTGTGGGCTGCCCGCCGGCGCCTGGCCCAGAACGCCCTGAAGAGTTTCTCCATCGCCTCAGACCCAGCTTCCATGTCCTCCTGCTACTTGGAGGAGCACGTGAGCAAGGAGGCAGAATATCTCATCCGCAAGTTCCAGGAGCTGATGGCAGGGGTTGGGCACTTCGACCCCTACAAGTATGTAGTTATGTCAGTGGCCAATGTCATCTGTGCCATGTGCTTTGGCCGACGATATGATCATGATGACGAAGAGCTGCTTAACTTAATCAACCTGAATAATGAGTTTGGGGAGGTGGCTGCCTCCGGGAATCCGGCTGACTTCATCCCTATTCTCCGTTATCTGCCCAACTCTGCCCTGGACACCTTCAAGGACCTGAATAAGAAGTTCTACATCTTCATGCAGAAGATGATCAAGGAACACAACAAAACATTTGAGAAG GGCCACATCAGGGACATCACAGACAGCCTGATCGAGCACTGTCAGGACAAGAGGCTGGATGAGAATGCCAATATCCAGCTGTCAGACGAGAAGATCATTAATGTCGTCTTGGACCTCTTTGGAGCTG GGTTTGACACAGTCACAACTGCCATCTCCTGGAGCCTCCTATACCTGGTGACAAGGCCCAGCATGCAGAAAAAAATCCAGGAGGAGCTGG ATACGGTAATTGGCAGGGCGCGGCAGCCCCGGCTCTCTGACAGGCCCCAGCTACCCTATATGGAGGCCTTTATCCTGGAGACCTTCCGACACTCCTCCTTCGTCCCCTTCACCATCCCCCACTG taCCACACGAAACACAAGTCTGAGTGGCTTTTACATTCCCAAGGGGCATTGTGTCTTTGTGAACCAGTGGCAGATCAACCATGACCA GAAGCTGTGGGGTGACCCATCTGAGTTCCGACCAGAACGGTTTCTCAACCCCAACGGCACCATCAACAAAGCACTGAGTGAGAAGGTGGTTCTCTTTGGCTTGGGCAAGCGGAAGTGCATCGGTGAGACCATCGGCCGCTTGGAGGTCTTTCTCTTCCTGGCCATCCTGCTGCAGCAGGTGGAATTCAGCGTGCCGCCAGGTGTGAAGGTGGACATGACCCCCATCTACGGGCTGAGCATGAAGCATGCCCGCTGCGAGCACTTCCAGGTGCAGGTGCGCCCTCAGGGGACTGAAAGCCCTGCAGCCTAG